A genome region from Paradevosia shaoguanensis includes the following:
- the purS gene encoding phosphoribosylformylglycinamidine synthase subunit PurS: protein MKARVTVTLKSGVLDPQGQAIVGSLNSLGFEGINGVRQGKVFDVNLAESDPDKAKGLLNDMCEKLLANTVIENYAVELLD, encoded by the coding sequence ATGAAAGCCCGCGTTACCGTCACCCTCAAGTCCGGCGTCCTCGATCCCCAGGGTCAGGCCATCGTCGGCTCGCTCAATTCCCTCGGCTTCGAGGGCATCAACGGCGTGCGGCAGGGCAAGGTCTTCGACGTGAACCTGGCCGAAAGCGATCCGGACAAGGCCAAGGGGCTTCTCAACGACATGTGCGAGAAGCTCCTTGCCAATACTGTGATCGAAAACTACGCCGTCGAACTCCTCGATTAA
- a CDS encoding RBBP9/YdeN family alpha/beta hydrolase: MRIAEADILIVPGLGDSGPEHWQRRWGSRFSTGRVIEQQDWEHPKLEDWVSTIERSIIMATRPVILIAHSLGVPAVVHTAQRLKDTKVRGAFLVAPPDLDNPAAPKATAPFKDVPRDPLPFPSMLVASSDDPYCSLERAVEFATCWASDFHDAGPSGHINVASGHGPWPEGLLMFTRLMQRLRS, encoded by the coding sequence ATGAGAATTGCCGAAGCCGACATCCTGATCGTTCCGGGCCTGGGCGATTCCGGCCCCGAGCACTGGCAGCGCCGCTGGGGCAGCCGCTTCTCGACCGGCCGGGTGATCGAACAGCAGGACTGGGAGCACCCCAAACTCGAAGACTGGGTGTCGACCATCGAGCGCTCCATCATCATGGCCACGCGCCCGGTGATCCTCATCGCCCATTCGCTGGGCGTCCCGGCCGTCGTCCACACCGCGCAGCGCCTCAAGGACACCAAGGTCCGCGGCGCCTTCCTCGTCGCGCCGCCCGATCTCGACAATCCCGCCGCACCCAAGGCCACCGCCCCGTTCAAGGACGTGCCGCGCGATCCGCTCCCCTTCCCCTCGATGCTGGTGGCGTCGAGCGACGATCCCTATTGCTCGCTCGAACGCGCCGTCGAATTCGCCACCTGCTGGGCCTCCGACTTCCACGACGCCGGCCCCTCCGGCCACATCAACGTCGCTTCGGGCCACGGCCCGTGGCCCGAAGGCCTCCTGATGTTCACCCGCCTGATGCAGCGCCTGCGGAGCTGA
- the purC gene encoding phosphoribosylaminoimidazolesuccinocarboxamide synthase, whose product MNRRRRIYEGKAKILYEGPEPGTLVQYFKDDATAGNGAKHEVIDGKGVLNNRISEFIFSRLNTLGIPTHFIRRINMREQLIKEVEIIPLEVVVRNVAAGSLVKRLGLEPGTQLPRSIIEFYYKDDALGDPMVSEEHVTAFGWATPQELDDIMALAIRVNDFLTGLFMGVGIQLVDFKIECGRLYEGDLMRIVLADEISPDNCRLWDIKTRNKLDKDRFREDLGGLVDAYREVAQRLGILTETDNALATGPRLVQ is encoded by the coding sequence ATGAACCGTCGGCGCAGGATCTATGAGGGCAAGGCCAAGATTCTCTATGAGGGTCCCGAGCCGGGTACGCTCGTTCAGTATTTCAAGGACGACGCCACCGCCGGCAACGGCGCCAAGCACGAAGTGATCGACGGCAAGGGCGTCCTCAACAACCGCATCTCCGAGTTCATCTTCTCGCGGTTGAACACCCTCGGCATCCCGACCCACTTCATCCGCCGCATCAACATGCGCGAGCAGCTGATCAAGGAAGTCGAGATCATTCCGCTCGAAGTCGTGGTGCGCAACGTCGCCGCCGGCTCGCTGGTCAAGCGCCTCGGCCTCGAGCCGGGCACCCAGCTCCCCCGCTCGATCATCGAGTTCTATTACAAGGACGACGCACTCGGTGACCCGATGGTCTCCGAAGAGCACGTGACCGCCTTCGGCTGGGCCACCCCGCAGGAACTCGACGACATCATGGCTCTCGCCATCCGCGTCAACGACTTCCTCACCGGCCTCTTCATGGGCGTCGGCATCCAGCTCGTCGATTTCAAGATCGAGTGCGGACGCCTCTATGAGGGCGACCTCATGCGGATCGTCCTCGCCGACGAGATTTCGCCGGACAATTGCCGCCTGTGGGACATCAAGACCCGCAACAAGCTCGACAAGGACCGCTTCCGCGAGGACCTCGGCGGCCTGGTCGATGCCTACCGCGAAGTTGCCCAGCGCCTCGGCATCCTGACCGAGACCGACAACGCTCTGGCCACCGGCCCGAGACTCGTGCAGTAA
- the purB gene encoding adenylosuccinate lyase has translation MIPRYSRQDMTSIWSPETKFRIWFEIEAHATTALAKLGVVPEEAARIIWEKGNAAEFDVERIDEIERTTKHDVIAFLTHLAEIVGPEARFVHQGMTSSDVLDTTLSVQLARASDLLLADIDALLAAIERRAREHKYTITIGRSHGIHAEPTTFGVKLAEAYAEFSRNRERLVNARKEIAVAAISGAIGTFANIDPSVEAYVAEQLGLAVEPVSTQVIPRDRHAMFFATLGVIASSVERVATEIRHLQRTEVLEAEEYFSPGQKGSSAMPHKRNPVLTENLTGLARLVRGMVTPALENVALWHERDISHSSVERMIGPDATVTLDFALVRLTGVIDKLLVYPENMKRNLDLLGGLHNSQRVLLALTQAGLSREDAYAAVQRNAMQVWQMRGDRAGQFAALLKADPEVSAKLSAGEIDAMFDDFYHLKHVDTIFERVFG, from the coding sequence ATGATCCCGCGCTATTCCCGCCAAGACATGACGTCGATCTGGTCCCCCGAGACCAAGTTCCGCATCTGGTTCGAGATCGAAGCGCATGCCACCACCGCCCTCGCCAAGCTCGGCGTGGTGCCGGAGGAAGCGGCCAGGATTATCTGGGAAAAGGGCAATGCCGCCGAGTTCGACGTGGAGCGGATCGACGAGATCGAGCGCACCACCAAGCACGACGTCATCGCGTTCCTGACGCACCTGGCCGAGATCGTCGGGCCGGAAGCCCGCTTCGTGCACCAGGGCATGACCTCGTCCGACGTGCTCGACACCACCCTCTCGGTGCAGCTCGCCCGCGCCTCCGACCTCCTGCTGGCCGATATCGATGCGCTGCTCGCCGCCATCGAGCGCCGGGCCCGGGAGCACAAATACACCATCACCATCGGGCGCAGCCACGGCATCCATGCCGAGCCGACGACGTTCGGCGTCAAGCTGGCCGAGGCCTATGCCGAGTTCAGCCGCAATCGCGAGCGGCTGGTCAATGCCCGCAAGGAAATCGCCGTCGCGGCCATTTCGGGCGCCATCGGCACCTTCGCCAATATCGACCCTTCCGTTGAGGCCTATGTGGCCGAGCAGCTTGGCCTCGCCGTCGAGCCGGTTTCGACGCAGGTCATCCCGCGCGACCGGCATGCGATGTTCTTCGCCACGCTCGGTGTCATCGCCTCTTCGGTCGAGCGCGTCGCCACCGAAATCCGCCACCTGCAGCGCACCGAAGTGCTCGAAGCCGAGGAGTATTTCTCGCCGGGCCAGAAGGGCTCGTCGGCTATGCCGCACAAGCGCAACCCGGTGCTGACCGAAAACCTCACCGGCCTCGCCCGCCTTGTGCGCGGCATGGTGACCCCGGCGCTCGAAAACGTCGCCCTCTGGCACGAGCGCGACATCTCGCATTCCTCGGTCGAGCGCATGATCGGCCCGGACGCCACGGTGACGCTCGATTTCGCCCTGGTGCGCCTGACCGGCGTCATCGACAAGCTGCTTGTCTATCCCGAGAACATGAAGCGCAACCTCGACCTGCTGGGTGGGCTGCACAACTCGCAGCGCGTGCTGCTGGCGCTGACCCAGGCCGGCTTGAGCCGCGAGGATGCTTATGCCGCCGTGCAGCGCAACGCCATGCAGGTCTGGCAGATGCGCGGCGATCGTGCCGGCCAGTTCGCGGCGCTGCTGAAGGCGGACCCGGAAGTTTCGGCGAAGCTTTCGGCCGGTGAGATCGACGCGATGTTCGATGACTTTTATCATTTGAAGCACGTCGATACGATTTTTGAGCGGGTGTTCGGGTAG
- the rpe gene encoding ribulose-phosphate 3-epimerase, with the protein MTSRPIKIAPSILSADFSRLGDEVKAIDQAGADYIHIDVMDGHFVPNISFGPVVISAIRKVTTKPFDVHLMIAPVDPYIQAFAKAGADIITVHAEAGPHLHRTLQAIKAEGKKAGVVVNPATPVSALELVIDNIDLLLIMSVNPGFGGQSFIPEALVKLRQAKALIGGRDIDLEIDGGVTADNAGEIARAGANVFVAGSSVYHGNDPATYAARIAAIRNSAQTVTA; encoded by the coding sequence GTGACCAGCCGACCCATCAAGATCGCTCCCTCGATTCTCTCGGCCGATTTCTCACGGCTGGGCGACGAGGTGAAGGCGATAGACCAGGCGGGGGCCGACTACATCCATATCGATGTGATGGACGGCCACTTCGTGCCCAATATCAGCTTCGGCCCGGTAGTCATCTCCGCGATCCGCAAGGTCACGACAAAACCTTTCGACGTGCACCTGATGATCGCGCCGGTCGATCCCTATATCCAGGCCTTCGCCAAGGCGGGCGCCGATATCATCACCGTGCATGCGGAAGCCGGCCCGCATCTCCACCGCACGCTCCAGGCCATCAAGGCCGAGGGCAAGAAGGCTGGGGTCGTCGTCAACCCGGCCACGCCCGTGTCGGCGCTGGAACTGGTGATCGACAATATCGACCTGCTGCTGATCATGAGCGTCAACCCCGGCTTCGGCGGCCAAAGCTTCATTCCCGAAGCCCTCGTCAAGCTGCGCCAGGCCAAGGCGCTGATCGGTGGTCGCGATATCGACCTCGAGATCGACGGCGGCGTCACCGCCGACAATGCGGGGGAAATCGCCCGCGCCGGCGCCAATGTGTTCGTGGCCGGCAGTTCCGTCTATCACGGCAACGATCCTGCCACTTATGCGGCCCGCATCGCCGCAATCCGCAATTCTGCTCAGACCGTTACGGCCTGA
- a CDS encoding GNAT family N-acetyltransferase, with product MPITYAQEQTLTAADYIACVGRTTLGPARPLGNPVRVQQILDNSPIIVTARDEDGSLLGIFRGMTDWHWVCYCADLAVVEGQQGKGIGKALMDKAAEILGPRVAITLLAKPDAEGFYRAIGMTQPMAAFLRPRTDRS from the coding sequence ATGCCCATCACCTACGCCCAGGAGCAGACCCTCACCGCCGCCGACTACATCGCCTGCGTCGGCCGCACGACCCTCGGCCCGGCGCGCCCACTCGGCAACCCCGTCCGCGTCCAGCAGATCCTCGACAATTCCCCCATCATCGTCACTGCGCGCGATGAGGACGGCTCGCTCCTCGGCATCTTTCGCGGCATGACCGACTGGCATTGGGTGTGCTATTGCGCCGATCTTGCCGTGGTGGAAGGCCAGCAGGGCAAGGGGATCGGCAAGGCGCTGATGGACAAGGCCGCTGAAATCCTCGGCCCGCGCGTCGCCATCACCCTGCTCGCCAAGCCCGACGCCGAAGGTTTCTATCGCGCCATCGGCATGACCCAACCCATGGCTGCCTTCCTGCGCCCAAGGACCGATCGCTCATGA
- a CDS encoding DUF1476 domain-containing protein produces MASFDDREKGYEAKFAHDATLRFKAEARRNKLLGIWAAELMGLDADAAKSYAAEVVAADFEEAGDEDVFRKVAGDIKAKGLTVGEDVIRQKMAQLVHVAREQVASEG; encoded by the coding sequence TTGGCCAGTTTCGACGATCGTGAAAAAGGCTATGAAGCCAAATTCGCACACGACGCCACGCTCCGCTTCAAGGCCGAGGCTCGCCGCAACAAGCTTCTGGGCATCTGGGCCGCCGAGCTCATGGGGCTCGATGCCGACGCGGCCAAGTCCTACGCCGCCGAAGTGGTGGCCGCCGATTTCGAGGAAGCGGGCGATGAAGACGTCTTCCGCAAGGTCGCCGGCGACATCAAGGCCAAGGGCCTCACGGTGGGCGAGGACGTGATTCGTCAGAAGATGGCCCAACTGGTCCACGTCGCCCGCGAACAGGTCGCCTCCGAAGGCTGA